From the Prunus dulcis chromosome 4, ALMONDv2, whole genome shotgun sequence genome, one window contains:
- the LOC117626446 gene encoding glutamate receptor 2.7-like isoform X1, protein MSYINKLCGKGSDIYVTQSKFQNPMSFPFTKANTVHRLWILFPVLIILSYGYGVGALNSSDVTSVGAIINFNSRIGKEQKAAMEVAAEDFNNRSKTHKLILHFRDSGRDPFRAASAAEELIKEKKVEAIVGMETWQEAAQVADHAGNQSKVPVISFAAPTITPPLMQRRWPHLIRMATDASAQMKCIADLVSAYHWKRVVVIYEDDGYGGAVGTLAVLSEALRDVGSKIEHRLILPRVSSLSNPNWVELEELLKLPLIQSRVFIVLQSSLPTVTHLFRVAKKMELVGRDSAWIITESIVSLLDSLDSSDMSTMAGTLGTTTYYAKNTNSYAKFQNEFQTKFSEEDNSKPGIYALRAFDTMTIITQALRRMTSNSSTSNLQELFNTLFNNYTGLSGKMYFKEGGVLLYSPKFRIINIVDGKTDKELISWTPEVGFSPSLVNQGTNSSNGVGIIWPGNVTSAPKGWAMPTDEKKMRILVPGITSFYKFVKVDWSRQDSDEKKFDGFCIALFKMIVSNLSYSLPYEIEARNGSYDSLINLVQDKTYDAVVGDITVLSERLEKVDFTQPYLESGLSMIVPENYEESTWLFLKPFTWQMWVVTGGILIYTTLIVWFLERPSNPEFGGPFKDQIRTATWFTFSSLFFAHREKIYSNLTRVVVIEWLFVVLILSSSYTANLSSMLTIKGMNPNVTGIEMLKRTNAKIGSDADSFILNYLEVVLGFKNSNIIEVGPQYNVDDFKSKRISAAFLELPYAEVFINQNCKGYTSTARNYRFGGFSFAFQQGSPIARDFTKAILELLENGELKKLQTHWLTTPEGECSNNATSNTPESLSLKNFSGLFIITSVTSTLCLLLSLVILMRKCQQQEADQGNASPSPSDESLWNRTVRIAGFINQSLSIPKGAPSFANVEEWSSPLRWDYTSTSNTPEHPQAFMEPAQIEFIPQESIELRQ, encoded by the exons ATGTCATATATAAACAAGCTATGTGGGAAAGGTTCTGACATCTACGTTACACAATCAAAGTTTCAAAACCCGATGTCTTTTCCTTTCACCAAAGCTAATACAGTCCATAGACTTTGGATCTTGTTTCCTGTGCTCATTATTCTCTCGTATGGTTATGGAGTTGGAGCGCTAAATAGCAGCGATGTCACCAGCGTTGGCGCAATCATTAATTTCAACTCCCGTATTGGGAAAGAACAGAAAGCTGCCATGGAAGTTGCAGCTGAGGACTTCAACAACCGTTCAAAGACTCATAAGCTAATCCTTCATTTTCGAGACTCCGGCAGAGATCCCTTTCGTGCTGCTTCTGCTG CTGAAGAGCTgataaaggaaaagaaggTAGAAGCGATAGTTGGCATGGAGACTTGGCAAGAAGCAGCTCAAGTAGCTGATCATGCAGGAAACCAATCTAAAGTTCCAGTGATTTCATTTGCAGCACCAACTATAACCCCGCCCCTAATGCAACGCCGCTGGCCTCATTTGATACGAATGGCAACAGATGCTTCTGCTCAAATGAAATGCATTGCTGATTTAGTTTCTGCCTACCATTGGAAAAGGGTTGTTGTAATATACGAAGACGATGGCTATGGTGGTGCTGTAGGGACGCTAGCTGTTTTATCTGAGGCCCTTCGAGACGTTGGTTCAAAGATTGAGCACCGTTTGATTCTCCCACGAGTTTCTTCTCTGTCTAACCCAAATTGGGTTGAGCTAGAAGAGCTATTGAAGCTTCCCCTCATACAGTCTCGGGTGTTTATTGTTCTTCAGTCATCTTTACCTACAGTTACTCATCTGTTCAGGGTGGCTAAGAAGATGGAACTTGTAGGAAGAGACTCAGCTTGGATAATCACAGAGAGTATTGTTAGTTTGCTTGACTCTCTTGACAGCTCTGATATGTCCACTATGGCAGGCACTTTAGGAACCACGACCTATTATGCCAAAAATACTAATTCTTATGCCAAGTTCCAGAATGAATTCCAAACAAAGTTTTCAGAAGAAGATAACTCCAAGCCAGGAATTTATGCTCTTCGAGCATTCGATACGATGACAATCATTACACAGGCCCTAAGAAGAATGACTAGTAACAGTTCTACTAGTAACCTTCAGGAGCTGTTTAACACATTGTTCAACAACTACACCGGTCTAAGTGGGAAAATGTACTTTAAAGAAGGTGGGGTGCTGTTGTATTCTCCTAAGTTCAGGATCATAAATATTGTGGATGGGAAGACAGACAAAGAATTAATCTCTTGGACACCAGAGGTTGGGTTCTCACCAAGCCTTGTCAACCAAGGCACAAACAGCAGTAATGGTGTTGGCATAATTTGGCCCGGGAACGTAACAAGTGCTCCCAAGGGCTGGGCTATGCCTactgatgagaagaaaatgagaattcTGGTTCCAGGTATAACTTCCTTCTACAAATTTGTGAAGGTTGATTGGTCCAGGCAGGACTCAGATGAGAAGAAATTTGATGGTTTCTGCATTGCGCTTTTCAAAATGATAGTTAGTAATTTGAGTTATTCTCTGCCatatgaaattgaagcaaGAAATGGCTCCTATGATAGTCTGATAAATCTGGTCCAAGATAAG ACTTATGATGCTGTGGTTGGTGATATAACCGTACTATCGGAACGACTGGAGAAAGTGGATTTCACTCAGCCATATCTGGAGTCTGGTTTATCAATGATTGTTCCAGAAAACTATGAGGAGTCAACATGGTTATTTCTGAAGCCTTTTACTTGGCAAATGTGGGTGGTGACCGGTGGCATTTTGATCTACACAACGTTGATAGTGTGGTTCCTGGAGCGCCCATCCAATCCAGAATTTGGTGGCCCTTTTAAGGATCAAATTCGCACAGCAACTTGGTTCACCTTCTCGTCTTTGTTCTTTGCTCACA GAGAGAAAATCTACAGCAACTTGACTAGAGTAGTTGTTATAGAGTGGCTGTTTGTCGTATTGATCCTAAGCTCAAGCTACACTGCTAATCTGTCCTCAATGCTTACCATCAAAGGAATGAACCCGAATGTAACAGGCATTGAAATGCTGAAGAGAACCAACGCAAAAATTGGTTCTGATGCAGATTCTTTTATCTTGAACTACCTGGAGGTTGTTCTTGGATTCAAAAATAGCAACATCATCGAAGTAGGCCCCCAATACAATGTGGACGACTTCAAGAGCAAACGTATATCTGCTGCCTTTCTTGAACTCCCATATGCAGAAGTGTTCATCAACCAGAACTGCAAGGGGTATACTTCCACTGCACGAAACTACAGATTTGGAGGATTCAGCTTT GCATTCCAGCAAGGCTCTCCAATAGCCAGGGATTTCACTAAGGCCATTCTAGAGCTATTGGAGAATGGAGAACTGAAGAAACTTCAAACACATTGGCTGACCACACCCGAGGGGGAGTGTTCAAACAATGCAACTTCAAACACACCAGAAAGCTTGAGCCTCAAGAATTTCTCCGGCCTCTTTATAATAACCAGCGTTACTTCCACCCTTTGTTTGCTCCTATCTCTTGTTATCTTGATGAGGAAGTGTCAGCAGCAAGAAGCAGACCAAGGCAATGCAAGTCCAAGTCCAAGTGATGAAAGTCTTTGGAACAGAACTGTTAGAATAGCAGGATTTATTAATCAAAGTCTTAGCATTCCAAAGGGAGCTCCATCTTTTGCTAATGTAGAGGAATGGAGTTCTCCATTAAGGTGGGATTATACCTCCACTTCCAACACTCCTGAGCATCCACAGGCCTTTATGGAGCCAGCACAAATTGAATTCATTCCACAGGAATCTATAGAACTAAGGCAATAG
- the LOC117626446 gene encoding glutamate receptor 2.7-like isoform X2, with protein METWQEAAQVADHAGNQSKVPVISFAAPTITPPLMQRRWPHLIRMATDASAQMKCIADLVSAYHWKRVVVIYEDDGYGGAVGTLAVLSEALRDVGSKIEHRLILPRVSSLSNPNWVELEELLKLPLIQSRVFIVLQSSLPTVTHLFRVAKKMELVGRDSAWIITESIVSLLDSLDSSDMSTMAGTLGTTTYYAKNTNSYAKFQNEFQTKFSEEDNSKPGIYALRAFDTMTIITQALRRMTSNSSTSNLQELFNTLFNNYTGLSGKMYFKEGGVLLYSPKFRIINIVDGKTDKELISWTPEVGFSPSLVNQGTNSSNGVGIIWPGNVTSAPKGWAMPTDEKKMRILVPGITSFYKFVKVDWSRQDSDEKKFDGFCIALFKMIVSNLSYSLPYEIEARNGSYDSLINLVQDKTYDAVVGDITVLSERLEKVDFTQPYLESGLSMIVPENYEESTWLFLKPFTWQMWVVTGGILIYTTLIVWFLERPSNPEFGGPFKDQIRTATWFTFSSLFFAHREKIYSNLTRVVVIEWLFVVLILSSSYTANLSSMLTIKGMNPNVTGIEMLKRTNAKIGSDADSFILNYLEVVLGFKNSNIIEVGPQYNVDDFKSKRISAAFLELPYAEVFINQNCKGYTSTARNYRFGGFSFAFQQGSPIARDFTKAILELLENGELKKLQTHWLTTPEGECSNNATSNTPESLSLKNFSGLFIITSVTSTLCLLLSLVILMRKCQQQEADQGNASPSPSDESLWNRTVRIAGFINQSLSIPKGAPSFANVEEWSSPLRWDYTSTSNTPEHPQAFMEPAQIEFIPQESIELRQ; from the exons ATGGAGACTTGGCAAGAAGCAGCTCAAGTAGCTGATCATGCAGGAAACCAATCTAAAGTTCCAGTGATTTCATTTGCAGCACCAACTATAACCCCGCCCCTAATGCAACGCCGCTGGCCTCATTTGATACGAATGGCAACAGATGCTTCTGCTCAAATGAAATGCATTGCTGATTTAGTTTCTGCCTACCATTGGAAAAGGGTTGTTGTAATATACGAAGACGATGGCTATGGTGGTGCTGTAGGGACGCTAGCTGTTTTATCTGAGGCCCTTCGAGACGTTGGTTCAAAGATTGAGCACCGTTTGATTCTCCCACGAGTTTCTTCTCTGTCTAACCCAAATTGGGTTGAGCTAGAAGAGCTATTGAAGCTTCCCCTCATACAGTCTCGGGTGTTTATTGTTCTTCAGTCATCTTTACCTACAGTTACTCATCTGTTCAGGGTGGCTAAGAAGATGGAACTTGTAGGAAGAGACTCAGCTTGGATAATCACAGAGAGTATTGTTAGTTTGCTTGACTCTCTTGACAGCTCTGATATGTCCACTATGGCAGGCACTTTAGGAACCACGACCTATTATGCCAAAAATACTAATTCTTATGCCAAGTTCCAGAATGAATTCCAAACAAAGTTTTCAGAAGAAGATAACTCCAAGCCAGGAATTTATGCTCTTCGAGCATTCGATACGATGACAATCATTACACAGGCCCTAAGAAGAATGACTAGTAACAGTTCTACTAGTAACCTTCAGGAGCTGTTTAACACATTGTTCAACAACTACACCGGTCTAAGTGGGAAAATGTACTTTAAAGAAGGTGGGGTGCTGTTGTATTCTCCTAAGTTCAGGATCATAAATATTGTGGATGGGAAGACAGACAAAGAATTAATCTCTTGGACACCAGAGGTTGGGTTCTCACCAAGCCTTGTCAACCAAGGCACAAACAGCAGTAATGGTGTTGGCATAATTTGGCCCGGGAACGTAACAAGTGCTCCCAAGGGCTGGGCTATGCCTactgatgagaagaaaatgagaattcTGGTTCCAGGTATAACTTCCTTCTACAAATTTGTGAAGGTTGATTGGTCCAGGCAGGACTCAGATGAGAAGAAATTTGATGGTTTCTGCATTGCGCTTTTCAAAATGATAGTTAGTAATTTGAGTTATTCTCTGCCatatgaaattgaagcaaGAAATGGCTCCTATGATAGTCTGATAAATCTGGTCCAAGATAAG ACTTATGATGCTGTGGTTGGTGATATAACCGTACTATCGGAACGACTGGAGAAAGTGGATTTCACTCAGCCATATCTGGAGTCTGGTTTATCAATGATTGTTCCAGAAAACTATGAGGAGTCAACATGGTTATTTCTGAAGCCTTTTACTTGGCAAATGTGGGTGGTGACCGGTGGCATTTTGATCTACACAACGTTGATAGTGTGGTTCCTGGAGCGCCCATCCAATCCAGAATTTGGTGGCCCTTTTAAGGATCAAATTCGCACAGCAACTTGGTTCACCTTCTCGTCTTTGTTCTTTGCTCACA GAGAGAAAATCTACAGCAACTTGACTAGAGTAGTTGTTATAGAGTGGCTGTTTGTCGTATTGATCCTAAGCTCAAGCTACACTGCTAATCTGTCCTCAATGCTTACCATCAAAGGAATGAACCCGAATGTAACAGGCATTGAAATGCTGAAGAGAACCAACGCAAAAATTGGTTCTGATGCAGATTCTTTTATCTTGAACTACCTGGAGGTTGTTCTTGGATTCAAAAATAGCAACATCATCGAAGTAGGCCCCCAATACAATGTGGACGACTTCAAGAGCAAACGTATATCTGCTGCCTTTCTTGAACTCCCATATGCAGAAGTGTTCATCAACCAGAACTGCAAGGGGTATACTTCCACTGCACGAAACTACAGATTTGGAGGATTCAGCTTT GCATTCCAGCAAGGCTCTCCAATAGCCAGGGATTTCACTAAGGCCATTCTAGAGCTATTGGAGAATGGAGAACTGAAGAAACTTCAAACACATTGGCTGACCACACCCGAGGGGGAGTGTTCAAACAATGCAACTTCAAACACACCAGAAAGCTTGAGCCTCAAGAATTTCTCCGGCCTCTTTATAATAACCAGCGTTACTTCCACCCTTTGTTTGCTCCTATCTCTTGTTATCTTGATGAGGAAGTGTCAGCAGCAAGAAGCAGACCAAGGCAATGCAAGTCCAAGTCCAAGTGATGAAAGTCTTTGGAACAGAACTGTTAGAATAGCAGGATTTATTAATCAAAGTCTTAGCATTCCAAAGGGAGCTCCATCTTTTGCTAATGTAGAGGAATGGAGTTCTCCATTAAGGTGGGATTATACCTCCACTTCCAACACTCCTGAGCATCCACAGGCCTTTATGGAGCCAGCACAAATTGAATTCATTCCACAGGAATCTATAGAACTAAGGCAATAG
- the LOC117624070 gene encoding ATP synthase mitochondrial F1 complex assembly factor 1 isoform X1, with protein MRRASRIISLPASNFIARASSSACAVNKHSFITLTAQQNHHNLHLQSFPGDFLKWGSLGFFRTSSFATGFAPLKPKPLGSIIDVERVKDRSAEDIASAWDDCYLLLGWVEFYQFHLGRGHIGASMKANLYHLLEHRAAECRYFVIPLWRGGGYITMFAQVQTPHMLFTGLEDYKAKGTQAAPYFAVTYYNEFAESKDMVLIRGDVVMPSKLSDSEAKWLLETTQSFYVNDTRYKLVERFNRQTHDFEFKDVLQALEIPNL; from the exons ATGCGAAGAGCCTCAAGGATCATTTCACTACCAGCTTCGAATTTCATCGCCcgtgcttcttcttctgcttgcGCTGTAAACAAACACTCCTTCATTACGTTGACTGCGCAACAAAATCATCACAACCTGCACCTGCAATCGTTTCCTGGAGATTTTCTGAAATGGGGTTCGCTTGGTTTCTTTAGGACGTCGAGCTTTGCTACTGGGTTCGCTCCCTTGAAGCCTAAGCCGTTGGGGTCCATTATTGATGTTGAGAGGGTTAAGGATCGCTCAGCCGAGGACATCGCTTCAGCTTGGGACGAT TGTTATTTACTTTTGGGATGGGTTGAGTTTTATCAGTTTCACCTGGGAAGAGGTCATATTGGTGCATCCATGAAAGCAAACCTGTATCACCTGCTGGAGCATAGAGCAGCGGAATG CCGGTATTTTGTCATTCCCTTGTGGAGAGGAGGTGGTTATATTACAATGTTTGCACAAG TGCAGACGCCACACATGCTTTTCACTGGTCTTGAAGATTACAAGGCAAAGGGAACTCAAGCTGCTCCCTACTTCGCTGTAACTTACTATAATGAATTTGCGGAAAGCAAAGACATGGTGCTTATCCGTGGCGATGTCGTAATGCCCAGCAAACTCAGTGACTCAGAGGCAAAATGGCTTCTTGAGACCACCCAATCATTTTATGTGAACGATACGAGGTATAAGCTGGTTGAACGATTCAACAGACAAACACACGATTTTGAGTTCAAGGATGTCTTGCAAGCATTGGAAATACCCAATCTGTGA
- the LOC117624070 gene encoding ATP synthase mitochondrial F1 complex assembly factor 1 isoform X2: protein MRRASRIISLPASNFIARASSSACAVNKHSFITLTAQQNHHNLHLQSFPGDFLKWGSLGFFRTSSFATGFAPLKPKPLGSIIDVERVKDRSAEDIASAWDDFHLGRGHIGASMKANLYHLLEHRAAECRYFVIPLWRGGGYITMFAQVQTPHMLFTGLEDYKAKGTQAAPYFAVTYYNEFAESKDMVLIRGDVVMPSKLSDSEAKWLLETTQSFYVNDTRYKLVERFNRQTHDFEFKDVLQALEIPNL, encoded by the exons ATGCGAAGAGCCTCAAGGATCATTTCACTACCAGCTTCGAATTTCATCGCCcgtgcttcttcttctgcttgcGCTGTAAACAAACACTCCTTCATTACGTTGACTGCGCAACAAAATCATCACAACCTGCACCTGCAATCGTTTCCTGGAGATTTTCTGAAATGGGGTTCGCTTGGTTTCTTTAGGACGTCGAGCTTTGCTACTGGGTTCGCTCCCTTGAAGCCTAAGCCGTTGGGGTCCATTATTGATGTTGAGAGGGTTAAGGATCGCTCAGCCGAGGACATCGCTTCAGCTTGGGACGAT TTTCACCTGGGAAGAGGTCATATTGGTGCATCCATGAAAGCAAACCTGTATCACCTGCTGGAGCATAGAGCAGCGGAATG CCGGTATTTTGTCATTCCCTTGTGGAGAGGAGGTGGTTATATTACAATGTTTGCACAAG TGCAGACGCCACACATGCTTTTCACTGGTCTTGAAGATTACAAGGCAAAGGGAACTCAAGCTGCTCCCTACTTCGCTGTAACTTACTATAATGAATTTGCGGAAAGCAAAGACATGGTGCTTATCCGTGGCGATGTCGTAATGCCCAGCAAACTCAGTGACTCAGAGGCAAAATGGCTTCTTGAGACCACCCAATCATTTTATGTGAACGATACGAGGTATAAGCTGGTTGAACGATTCAACAGACAAACACACGATTTTGAGTTCAAGGATGTCTTGCAAGCATTGGAAATACCCAATCTGTGA